A section of the Mycolicibacterium anyangense genome encodes:
- a CDS encoding arabinosyltransferase domain-containing protein — protein sequence MPSDSSDSARIAKLVAVVAGVLGILLCGLTPLLPVTQTTAAIQWPQAPAADGNVSDITAPLVSGAPQSIDVSIPCQAIASLPAQGGLVFSTIPPAGIDASRNGLFVRANADTVVVAFRDTVAAVAPRTAIATPACRSLHLWGGPVGAGADFVGIPGATGTLSPEKKPQIAGIFTDLKVPPQPGLSARIDIDTRFITEPTSLKLAVMTLGILCVVASLAALWVLDARSGRKVAGAWRRFWRVGWATWLADIAVLGTLLLWHVIGAISSDDGYNLTIARVSGDAGYTANYYRFFGTTEAPFDWYQSVLAHLASVSTAGIWMRLPATLAGLGTWLILSRWVLPRLGRRLSLDRVAVWTAGAVFLAAWLPFNNGLRPEPLIAFGTLAAWALVENAIATRRLVPAAIAVLVAVFSVTLAPQGLIALAPLLVGSRAVFGVIGTRRRTDGVLAPVAALAALAAALSTIFVVVFRDQTLATVAESARIKYVVGPTIAWYQDFLRYYFLTVEDNVESSLTRRFAVLVMLLCLFGLLAVLLRRGSVPGVANGPVWRLVGSTAIGLLLLTFTPTKWAVQFGAFAGLAGALGGVAAFAFARVGLHSRRNLALWVTALLFVLAWATSGINGWFYVGNYGVPWFDRQPVVAHQPVTSMFLGLAVVTGLLAGWLHFRMDYAGHTEVKNTRRNRVLASTPLLIVAIIMVLLEVGSMTKAFVQRYPVYTTAKANVSALSSGLSKNSCAMADDVLVEPDPNAGMLQPVPGQKWGEYGPLGGENPVGFTPNGISDTLEPATPFVANPGTVNSDGSPNKPNVGIAYAAGTGGGYGPVGVNGSRVFLPFGLDPKTTPVMGSYKENTVAAKATSAWYQLPPRTPDRPLVTIAAAGAIWFYDEEGQFNYGQSLKLQWGVHRPDGSFQALNSVQPIDVIAQKAWRNLRFPLAWAPAEANVARIVADDPNLSDDQWFGFTPPRVPVLQTAQQFLGSQTPILMDIATAANFPCQRPFSEHLGVAELPEYRILPNLKQVVVSSNMWQSARAGGPFLFIQALLTTATIPTYLRNDWYRDWGALERYIRLVPADQAPNAVIDQGSVKVFGWSRNGPIRALP from the coding sequence GTGCCCAGCGACAGTTCCGACTCCGCCCGGATCGCGAAGCTCGTCGCCGTCGTCGCCGGCGTTCTCGGGATTCTGCTGTGCGGCCTGACCCCACTGCTGCCCGTCACCCAGACCACCGCGGCCATCCAGTGGCCGCAGGCGCCCGCAGCCGACGGCAACGTCAGCGACATCACCGCACCACTGGTTTCCGGGGCGCCGCAGTCGATCGATGTCTCGATCCCGTGCCAGGCGATCGCGTCGCTTCCCGCCCAGGGCGGCCTGGTGTTCTCCACCATCCCCCCGGCCGGTATCGACGCCAGTCGTAACGGTCTGTTCGTGCGGGCCAACGCCGACACCGTCGTCGTCGCCTTCCGCGACACGGTGGCCGCCGTGGCGCCGCGTACCGCCATCGCCACCCCGGCGTGCCGCAGCCTGCACCTGTGGGGCGGCCCGGTCGGGGCAGGAGCGGACTTCGTCGGGATTCCTGGTGCGACGGGCACCCTGTCGCCGGAGAAGAAGCCGCAGATCGCCGGGATCTTCACCGACCTGAAGGTGCCGCCGCAGCCGGGACTGTCAGCCCGCATCGACATCGACACCCGGTTCATCACCGAACCGACGTCGCTCAAGCTCGCGGTGATGACGCTGGGCATCCTGTGCGTGGTGGCGTCCCTCGCCGCGCTGTGGGTGCTCGACGCCCGCTCGGGGCGCAAGGTCGCCGGTGCGTGGCGGCGGTTCTGGCGGGTCGGCTGGGCGACCTGGCTGGCCGACATCGCCGTGCTCGGCACCCTGCTGCTCTGGCATGTCATCGGCGCCATCTCCTCGGATGACGGCTACAACCTGACCATCGCCCGGGTGTCCGGCGACGCCGGCTACACCGCCAACTACTACCGCTTCTTCGGAACCACCGAAGCACCGTTCGACTGGTACCAATCGGTGCTCGCGCACCTGGCTTCGGTGAGCACCGCCGGTATCTGGATGCGGCTGCCCGCCACGCTGGCCGGCCTGGGCACCTGGCTGATCCTGAGCCGCTGGGTGCTGCCGCGGCTGGGCCGGCGGCTGTCTCTGGACCGGGTCGCGGTGTGGACGGCCGGCGCGGTATTCCTGGCCGCCTGGCTGCCGTTCAACAACGGCCTCCGTCCCGAGCCGCTGATCGCCTTCGGCACGCTGGCGGCTTGGGCGCTGGTGGAGAACGCGATCGCCACCCGCCGGCTGGTTCCGGCGGCGATCGCCGTCCTGGTGGCCGTGTTCAGCGTGACGCTGGCGCCGCAGGGTCTGATCGCCCTCGCGCCGCTGCTGGTGGGTTCCCGCGCGGTGTTCGGGGTGATCGGCACCCGCCGCCGGACCGACGGTGTGCTGGCCCCGGTGGCCGCCTTGGCCGCCTTGGCCGCGGCCCTGTCGACGATCTTCGTGGTGGTGTTCCGCGACCAGACCCTGGCGACGGTCGCCGAATCGGCCCGCATCAAGTACGTGGTGGGCCCGACGATCGCCTGGTACCAGGATTTCCTGCGGTACTACTTCCTGACCGTCGAAGACAATGTCGAGAGCTCGCTGACTCGCCGGTTCGCCGTGCTGGTGATGCTGCTCTGCCTGTTCGGCCTGCTGGCCGTGCTGCTGCGGCGCGGCAGCGTACCGGGTGTGGCCAATGGGCCGGTGTGGCGGCTGGTCGGCAGCACCGCGATCGGCCTGCTGCTGCTGACCTTCACCCCGACCAAGTGGGCGGTGCAGTTCGGTGCGTTCGCCGGGTTAGCTGGTGCGCTCGGCGGGGTGGCGGCGTTCGCGTTCGCGCGGGTTGGCTTGCACAGCCGACGCAATCTCGCCCTGTGGGTCACCGCTCTGCTGTTCGTCCTGGCGTGGGCCACCTCGGGTATCAACGGCTGGTTCTATGTGGGCAACTACGGGGTGCCCTGGTTCGACCGGCAACCGGTGGTCGCCCACCAGCCGGTGACGAGCATGTTCCTCGGCCTGGCCGTGGTGACCGGCCTGCTGGCCGGCTGGCTGCACTTCCGGATGGACTACGCCGGGCACACCGAGGTCAAGAACACCCGCCGCAACCGGGTGCTGGCGTCCACCCCGCTGCTGATCGTCGCGATCATCATGGTGCTGCTCGAGGTCGGCTCCATGACCAAGGCCTTCGTCCAGCGCTACCCGGTGTACACCACCGCCAAGGCCAACGTCTCCGCGCTGAGCTCCGGACTGTCCAAGAACAGCTGCGCCATGGCCGATGACGTGCTGGTCGAGCCGGACCCCAATGCCGGTATGCTGCAACCGGTTCCGGGCCAGAAGTGGGGCGAGTACGGGCCGCTGGGCGGAGAGAACCCGGTTGGCTTCACCCCCAACGGGATCAGCGACACCCTTGAGCCCGCAACGCCGTTCGTCGCCAACCCCGGCACGGTGAACTCCGACGGCTCCCCCAACAAACCCAACGTCGGTATCGCCTACGCGGCGGGCACCGGCGGCGGTTACGGCCCGGTCGGTGTGAACGGCTCACGCGTGTTCCTGCCGTTCGGCCTGGATCCGAAGACCACTCCAGTGATGGGCTCCTACAAGGAGAACACCGTGGCCGCCAAGGCCACCTCGGCGTGGTACCAGCTGCCGCCCCGCACCCCGGACCGTCCGCTGGTGACCATCGCCGCGGCGGGTGCCATCTGGTTCTACGACGAAGAGGGCCAGTTCAACTACGGCCAGTCGCTGAAGTTGCAGTGGGGTGTGCACCGGCCCGACGGCAGCTTCCAGGCGCTGAACTCCGTGCAGCCCATCGACGTCATCGCCCAAAAGGCTTGGCGCAACCTGCGTTTCCCCCTGGCGTGGGCGCCGGCGGAGGCCAACGTGGCGCGCATCGTGGCCGATGACCCGAACCTCAGCGATGACCAGTGGTTCGGCTTCACTCCGCCGCGGGTGCCGGTACTGCAGACCGCACAACAGTTCCTCGGTTCGCAGACCCCGATCCTGATGGACATCGCCACCGCCGCGAACTTCCCATGCCAGCGGCCGTTCTCCGAACACCTCGGTGTCGCCGAGCTACCCGAGTACCGGATCCTGCCCAACCTGAAACAGGTTGTGGTGTCGTCGAATATGTGGCAGTCCGCCCGCGCCGGTGGCCCGTTCCTGTTCATCCAGGCCCTGCTGACCACGGCGACGATCCCGACCTATCTGCGTAACGACTGGTACCGCGACTGGGGTGCCCTGGAGCGCTACATCCGCCTGGTGCCCGCCGACCAGGCCCCGAACGCGGTGATCGACCAGGGTTCGGTGAAGGTGTTCGGCTGGAGCCGTAACGGACCGATCAGGGCACTCCCATGA
- a CDS encoding arabinosyltransferase domain-containing protein produces MGAPDRQLPSSSVEQTRAKYRTARLVAVIAGLLGALLAILTPLLPVKQTTAALNWPQNGVLDSVTAPLISYVATDLNIEVPCQAAAGLQGPGRTVLLSTVPKQAPKAVDRGLLIQRANDSLVVVVRNTPVLVAPLSQVLSPACQKLTFTAHADKVTAEFVGLTKAADSDDPGAPLKGERGGYDFRPQIVGVFTDLSGAAPPGLRLSATIDTRYSSAPTALKMAAMILGLLLTVVALVALHILDTADGMRHRRFLPPRWWSVRPLDGLVIAVLVWWHFVGANTSDDGYILTMARVSEHAGYMANYYRWFGTPEAPFGWYYDLLALWAHVSTASVWMRLPTLVMALACWWIISREVIPRLGHAVKTTRAASWTAAGLFLAFWLPLNNGLRPEPIIAIGILLTWICVERGVATSRLLPVAFACIVGALTLFSGPTGIASIGALLVAIGPLRTILHRRSRQFGLLPLLAPILAAATVTIILIFRDQTLVGEVQANMLKSAVGPSLSWFDEHIRYERLFMASPDGSVARRFAVLALLVALAVSVAMMLRRGHIPGTAAGPSRRIIGITIISFLAMMFTPTKWTHHFGVFAGLAGSLGALAAVAVTAHVLRSRRNRAVFAAAVLFVAALSFASVNGWWYVSNFGVPWSNQFPEWHFGFTTMLLGLSVLALLLAAWFHFSGRDNREPGPRRWWSGIVGSPLAIVAWLLVIFEVLSLTLGMTEQWPAWSVGRSNLQALTGKTCGLADDVLVELDPNAGMLTPIGVPVGDGLGATTEGFTPGGVPADVSADPVMEPPGGGSLGDTDGVVTSSEAGTEGGITAAGGVNGSRARLPYGLDPTRTPVLGSWRAGVQQPAKLRSAWYRLPDGWQSSPLLVVSAAGRFDQDEVQVQWATDAGAAANKPGGALGFADIGAAPAWRNLRAPLAAIPRNATQIRIIASDDDLAPQHWIAVTPPRIPKLRTLQEVVGSQDPVLLDWLVGLAFPCQRPFGHQNGVIEPPKWRILPDRFGAEANSPVMDNIGGGPLGISELLYRAVTVPTYLKDDWFRDWGALQRLNPFYPAAQPARLDLGTATRSGWWSPAPLRPT; encoded by the coding sequence ATGGGTGCGCCGGACCGGCAATTACCATCTAGCTCCGTGGAACAGACGCGGGCGAAGTATCGAACCGCGCGCCTCGTTGCCGTCATCGCCGGACTGCTGGGCGCCCTGCTGGCGATCCTCACCCCGTTGTTGCCGGTCAAGCAGACCACCGCTGCGCTCAACTGGCCGCAGAACGGCGTCCTGGACAGCGTCACCGCACCGCTGATCAGCTATGTCGCTACCGACCTGAACATCGAGGTGCCCTGCCAGGCAGCGGCCGGCCTGCAGGGTCCGGGCCGGACCGTGCTGTTGTCCACCGTGCCCAAGCAGGCCCCCAAGGCCGTCGACCGCGGGCTGCTGATCCAGCGCGCCAACGACAGCCTGGTGGTCGTCGTGCGCAACACCCCGGTGTTGGTGGCACCGTTGTCCCAGGTGCTCAGCCCGGCCTGCCAGAAGCTGACCTTCACCGCCCACGCCGACAAGGTGACCGCAGAGTTCGTCGGCCTCACGAAGGCCGCCGACAGCGACGACCCGGGCGCGCCACTCAAGGGTGAGCGCGGCGGCTACGACTTCCGGCCGCAGATCGTCGGCGTCTTCACCGACCTGTCCGGCGCCGCCCCGCCGGGTCTGCGCCTCTCGGCCACCATCGACACCCGCTACAGCAGCGCCCCGACCGCACTGAAGATGGCGGCGATGATCCTCGGTCTGCTGTTGACCGTCGTCGCGCTGGTTGCGCTGCACATCCTGGACACCGCCGACGGGATGCGGCACCGGAGGTTCCTACCCCCGCGATGGTGGTCGGTACGCCCGCTGGACGGCCTGGTCATCGCGGTCCTGGTGTGGTGGCACTTCGTCGGCGCCAACACCTCCGACGACGGCTACATCCTGACCATGGCCCGGGTCTCCGAGCACGCCGGGTACATGGCCAACTACTACCGCTGGTTCGGCACCCCCGAGGCACCGTTCGGCTGGTACTACGACCTGCTTGCGCTATGGGCGCACGTGTCGACGGCCAGCGTCTGGATGCGGCTGCCGACCCTGGTGATGGCGCTGGCGTGCTGGTGGATCATCAGCCGCGAAGTGATCCCCCGACTGGGCCACGCCGTCAAGACCACCCGGGCGGCGTCGTGGACCGCGGCCGGCCTGTTCCTGGCGTTCTGGCTGCCGCTGAACAACGGCCTGCGCCCCGAGCCGATCATCGCGATCGGCATCCTGCTGACCTGGATCTGTGTCGAGCGCGGGGTCGCCACCAGCCGTCTGCTTCCGGTCGCCTTCGCCTGCATCGTCGGCGCGCTGACCCTGTTCTCCGGACCGACGGGCATCGCCTCGATCGGCGCGCTGCTGGTGGCCATCGGCCCGCTCCGCACGATCCTGCACCGCCGCTCCCGGCAGTTTGGGCTACTACCGCTGCTCGCGCCCATCCTGGCTGCCGCGACGGTGACGATCATCCTCATCTTCCGCGACCAGACCCTGGTCGGCGAGGTGCAGGCCAACATGCTCAAGTCCGCCGTCGGCCCGAGCCTGAGCTGGTTCGACGAGCACATCCGCTACGAGCGGCTGTTCATGGCCAGCCCGGACGGGTCGGTCGCGCGCCGGTTCGCCGTCCTGGCACTGCTGGTCGCCCTGGCGGTGTCGGTGGCGATGATGCTGCGCCGCGGCCACATCCCGGGCACCGCCGCCGGACCCAGCCGGCGGATCATCGGGATCACGATCATCTCGTTCCTGGCGATGATGTTCACCCCGACCAAGTGGACCCATCATTTCGGCGTGTTCGCCGGGCTGGCCGGTTCGCTGGGCGCGCTGGCCGCCGTCGCGGTGACCGCGCACGTGCTGCGCTCCAGACGTAACCGCGCGGTGTTCGCCGCAGCAGTGCTGTTCGTGGCGGCGCTGTCGTTCGCCAGCGTCAACGGCTGGTGGTACGTCTCCAACTTCGGGGTGCCGTGGTCGAATCAGTTCCCCGAGTGGCACTTCGGCTTCACCACCATGCTGCTCGGCCTGAGCGTGCTGGCCCTGCTGTTGGCGGCCTGGTTCCACTTCTCTGGACGGGACAACCGGGAGCCTGGCCCGCGGCGCTGGTGGTCGGGCATCGTCGGCTCGCCGCTGGCGATCGTGGCCTGGCTGCTGGTGATCTTCGAGGTGCTGTCCCTGACCCTCGGGATGACCGAGCAGTGGCCGGCATGGTCGGTGGGACGCTCGAACCTGCAGGCACTCACCGGCAAGACGTGCGGGCTGGCCGACGACGTGCTGGTCGAACTCGACCCGAACGCCGGCATGCTCACGCCGATCGGCGTCCCCGTGGGCGACGGCCTGGGTGCCACGACTGAGGGCTTCACCCCCGGCGGGGTGCCCGCCGACGTGTCGGCCGACCCGGTGATGGAACCGCCGGGCGGTGGCAGCCTCGGTGACACCGACGGTGTCGTCACCAGCAGCGAGGCCGGCACCGAGGGCGGCATCACCGCCGCCGGCGGGGTCAACGGCTCGCGGGCCCGGCTGCCCTACGGCCTGGACCCCACCCGTACCCCGGTGCTGGGCAGCTGGCGGGCAGGCGTCCAACAGCCGGCCAAGCTGCGCTCGGCGTGGTACCGGCTGCCGGACGGCTGGCAGTCGTCACCGCTGCTGGTGGTCTCGGCGGCGGGCCGCTTCGACCAGGACGAGGTCCAGGTGCAATGGGCCACCGACGCCGGCGCGGCCGCCAACAAGCCCGGCGGTGCCCTCGGTTTCGCCGATATCGGTGCCGCACCGGCCTGGCGCAACCTGCGCGCCCCGCTGGCCGCCATCCCGCGCAACGCCACCCAGATCCGGATCATCGCCTCCGACGACGACCTCGCACCACAGCATTGGATCGCGGTGACCCCGCCCCGCATCCCCAAGCTGCGCACGCTGCAGGAGGTCGTCGGCTCGCAGGATCCGGTGCTGCTGGACTGGCTGGTCGGTCTGGCTTTCCCCTGCCAGCGGCCGTTCGGCCACCAGAACGGGGTGATCGAGCCGCCCAAGTGGCGGATCCTGCCCGACCGCTTCGGCGCCGAGGCCAATTCGCCGGTGATGGACAACATCGGCGGCGGCCCGCTCGGCATCAGCGAACTGCTCTACCGCGCAGTGACGGTGCCCACGTATCTCAAGGACGACTGGTTCCGCGACTGGGGCGCCCTGCAGCGGCTCAACCCGTTCTATCCCGCCGCCCAGCCGGCGCGATTGGACCTGGGTACCGCCACCCGCAGCGGGTGGTGGAGCCCGGCGCCGCTGCGCCCGACATAG
- a CDS encoding FAD-binding oxidoreductase: MATEPSLTPRSLTGFGRTAPTVAQVLSTPDVEVIAAAVRQVADADSSSPAHLRRGILARGLGRSYGDQACNGGGIVVDMTRLNRIHSLSSETAIADVDAGVSLDQLMKAALPFGLWVPVLPGTRQVTVGGAIGSDIHGKNHHSAGSFGNHVLSLDLLMADGDVRTLTPDGENADLFWATVGGNGLTGIVVRARIAMTRTETAYFIADGVSTANLDETIAVHLDGSDDKYTYSSAWFDLISPPPKLGRAAVSRGSLARVDQLPKKLAKNPLKFDAPQLLTVPDIFPISAMNKLSFSAIGEVYYRLGGTYQGKIMNLSQFYHMLDLVSGWNNAYGPAGFAQHQFLVPPDALDEFKNIIRWIQTSGHYSALNVFKLFGPGNRAPLSFPMAGWNVAMDFPMKAGVNEFLNELDRLAMEFGGRVYTAKDSRVSAENFHKMYPRIDEWIAVRRKADPNGVFASDMARRLELL, translated from the coding sequence ATGGCTACCGAACCTTCCTTGACACCGCGCTCCCTCACCGGGTTCGGCCGGACCGCGCCCACTGTTGCGCAGGTTCTGTCGACACCCGACGTCGAGGTCATCGCCGCAGCTGTCCGACAGGTGGCCGACGCCGATTCCTCCAGCCCAGCCCACCTGCGGCGGGGCATCCTGGCACGAGGTCTCGGGCGGTCCTACGGCGACCAGGCCTGCAACGGTGGCGGCATCGTCGTCGACATGACGCGGCTCAACCGCATTCACTCGCTCTCTTCCGAGACAGCTATCGCCGACGTCGACGCCGGAGTGAGCCTGGACCAGCTGATGAAGGCCGCGCTGCCGTTCGGCCTGTGGGTCCCAGTGCTCCCGGGTACCCGGCAAGTCACTGTCGGCGGAGCTATCGGTTCCGATATTCACGGTAAGAACCACCACAGCGCCGGCAGCTTCGGCAACCACGTATTGTCGCTGGACCTCCTGATGGCCGACGGCGATGTACGAACGCTGACCCCGGACGGCGAGAACGCCGACCTCTTCTGGGCGACCGTGGGTGGCAACGGCCTCACCGGCATTGTCGTTCGTGCCAGGATCGCGATGACGCGAACCGAGACCGCATACTTCATCGCCGATGGCGTGAGCACCGCGAATCTGGATGAGACCATCGCCGTGCACCTGGACGGCAGCGACGACAAGTACACCTACTCCAGCGCCTGGTTCGACCTGATCAGTCCCCCACCGAAATTGGGTCGCGCAGCGGTGAGCCGGGGAAGCTTGGCCCGGGTCGACCAACTGCCCAAGAAGCTCGCGAAGAACCCGTTGAAGTTCGACGCGCCGCAACTGTTGACTGTGCCCGACATCTTCCCGATCAGCGCGATGAACAAGCTGTCATTCAGCGCGATCGGCGAGGTCTACTACCGGCTGGGCGGCACTTATCAGGGCAAGATCATGAACTTGTCGCAGTTCTACCACATGCTTGACCTGGTCAGCGGCTGGAACAACGCCTATGGGCCAGCGGGTTTCGCGCAACATCAGTTCCTCGTGCCCCCAGACGCCCTCGATGAGTTCAAGAACATCATCCGGTGGATCCAGACCAGCGGCCACTACTCGGCACTCAACGTCTTCAAACTGTTCGGGCCCGGCAACAGGGCGCCCCTGAGCTTTCCGATGGCGGGCTGGAACGTGGCGATGGACTTCCCGATGAAAGCCGGGGTCAACGAGTTCCTCAACGAACTTGACCGCCTTGCAATGGAATTCGGCGGCCGAGTTTATACGGCCAAGGACTCGCGCGTCAGCGCGGAGAACTTCCACAAGATGTATCCGCGTATTGATGAGTGGATTGCAGTGCGCCGCAAGGCCGATCCAAATGGCGTGTTCGCCTCCGACATGGCCCGACGTCTAGAACTTCTGTAG
- a CDS encoding decaprenylphospho-beta-D-erythro-pentofuranosid-2-ulose 2-reductase, with protein sequence MIDATGNPQTILLLGGTSEIGLAICERYLRNAKARIILADLPNAPKREAAIAQLEAAGAKSVEYLDFDALDTKSHPDVIEKAWAAGDVDVAIVAFGILGDAEELWQNQSKAVLSAQINYTAAVSVGVLIGQKMKAQGFGQIIAMSSVAGERVRRSNFVYGSTKAGLDGFYLGLGEALQEFGVHVLVIRPGQVRTTTTLEHWKATGAKEAPFTVDAEDVAELAVTSAAKGKSLVWAPGQVRVLMSVLRHIPRPIFRKLPL encoded by the coding sequence ATGATCGACGCCACCGGCAACCCGCAAACCATCCTGCTGCTGGGCGGTACCTCCGAGATCGGCCTGGCCATCTGCGAGCGTTACCTGCGCAACGCGAAAGCCCGTATCATCCTGGCCGATCTGCCGAACGCGCCCAAGCGGGAGGCGGCGATCGCCCAACTCGAGGCGGCCGGCGCCAAATCCGTCGAGTACCTCGACTTCGATGCGCTGGACACCAAGAGCCATCCGGATGTCATCGAAAAGGCTTGGGCGGCAGGAGATGTCGACGTCGCGATTGTCGCTTTCGGCATCCTCGGGGACGCCGAGGAGCTGTGGCAGAACCAGTCCAAGGCCGTACTGAGCGCCCAGATCAACTACACCGCAGCGGTATCGGTCGGGGTGCTGATCGGCCAGAAGATGAAGGCCCAGGGCTTCGGCCAGATCATCGCCATGAGCTCGGTCGCCGGTGAGCGGGTGCGCCGGTCCAACTTCGTCTACGGCTCCACCAAGGCTGGCCTGGACGGTTTCTACCTCGGTCTCGGAGAAGCGCTGCAGGAGTTCGGTGTTCACGTCCTGGTGATCCGGCCCGGCCAGGTCCGCACCACCACCACGCTCGAACACTGGAAGGCCACCGGTGCCAAAGAGGCGCCGTTCACGGTGGACGCCGAAGACGTCGCCGAACTGGCGGTGACGTCGGCCGCCAAGGGCAAGTCGCTGGTGTGGGCCCCCGGCCAGGTGCGGGTGCTGATGTCGGTGCTGCGGCACATCCCGCGCCCGATCTTCCGCAAGCTGCCGCTCTGA
- a CDS encoding galactan 5-O-arabinofuranosyltransferase yields MRKALATVGHLALAAAIAVVVSAVALYAISTVEWPAFPSSNQLHALTTVGQVGALVLLLATGVVWRRGYAWLARIAAAVILAAFTVVTLGMPLGATKLYLFGISVDQQFRTEYLTRLTESPALHDMTYSGLPPFYPPGWFWLGGRAAALTGTPAWEMFKPWAITSIAVAVVLAMVLWSSLIRFEYALVVTTATAAVTLAYSSPEPYAAMITVLIPPVLVLAWSGLRGKTRGGGWAAVIGVGVFLGVAATFYTLLLGYTAFTVVVMALVVAVARRSVEPLLRLAVAGAIAGAIAMLTWLPFLLRAAKGPMSDTGSAQHYLPADGAVLTFPMLQFSLLGALCMLGTLWLVWRARSSTRAAALGIGVLSLYAWSLLSMLTTLVGTTLLSFRLQPTLTVLLSAAGAFGFIEVALALAARTSRKTIPVAAAIGLIGAIGFSQDIPDVLRPDLAVAYTDTDGNGQRGDRRPPGAEKYYPQVDEAIQQVTGRPREQTVVLTADYSFLSYYPYYGFQGLTSHYANPLAEFDKRAAAIESWAKFKSPDQLAKALDALPWTPPTVFLMRRGANDTYTLRLAQDVYPNQPNVRRYTVEFGADLFTGPQFTVKDIGPFILAIRNP; encoded by the coding sequence ATGCGCAAAGCCCTGGCCACCGTCGGCCATCTGGCTCTGGCAGCTGCCATCGCGGTGGTGGTCTCGGCGGTCGCGCTGTATGCGATATCCACCGTCGAGTGGCCCGCCTTCCCCTCGTCCAACCAGCTACACGCCCTGACCACCGTCGGACAGGTCGGCGCTCTGGTCCTGCTGCTGGCTACCGGCGTCGTCTGGCGCCGCGGATATGCCTGGCTGGCGCGTATCGCGGCCGCGGTGATCCTCGCGGCGTTCACCGTCGTGACCCTCGGCATGCCACTGGGCGCCACCAAGCTCTATCTGTTCGGGATCTCGGTGGACCAGCAGTTCCGCACCGAGTACCTCACCCGGCTCACCGAAAGCCCCGCGCTGCACGACATGACCTACTCGGGGCTGCCGCCGTTCTACCCGCCGGGGTGGTTCTGGCTGGGCGGGCGGGCCGCGGCGCTCACCGGCACCCCGGCCTGGGAGATGTTCAAACCCTGGGCCATCACCTCGATCGCGGTGGCCGTGGTGCTGGCAATGGTGCTGTGGTCGAGCCTGATCCGGTTCGAGTACGCCCTGGTCGTGACGACCGCCACCGCGGCGGTGACGCTCGCCTACAGCTCACCGGAGCCGTATGCCGCGATGATCACCGTGCTGATCCCGCCGGTGCTGGTGCTGGCGTGGTCGGGGCTCAGGGGCAAGACCAGAGGGGGCGGGTGGGCGGCCGTCATCGGCGTCGGCGTCTTCCTCGGCGTCGCCGCCACCTTCTACACCCTGCTGCTGGGCTACACAGCGTTCACTGTCGTGGTCATGGCCCTGGTCGTGGCAGTCGCCCGCCGGAGCGTCGAACCGCTGCTGCGGCTGGCCGTGGCCGGTGCGATCGCCGGCGCCATCGCAATGCTCACTTGGCTGCCGTTCCTGCTGCGGGCAGCCAAGGGCCCGATGAGCGACACCGGCAGCGCCCAGCACTACCTGCCCGCCGACGGCGCGGTCCTGACCTTCCCGATGCTGCAGTTCTCGCTGTTGGGCGCGCTGTGCATGCTGGGCACGCTATGGCTGGTCTGGCGCGCACGATCGTCGACAAGGGCCGCCGCTCTGGGCATCGGGGTGCTGTCGCTGTATGCCTGGTCGCTGTTGTCGATGCTGACCACGCTGGTCGGGACGACGCTGCTGTCGTTCCGGCTGCAGCCCACCCTGACCGTGCTGCTCTCGGCGGCCGGTGCATTCGGCTTCATCGAGGTCGCCCTCGCGCTGGCCGCCCGCACCAGCCGCAAGACTATTCCGGTGGCCGCGGCGATCGGGCTGATCGGCGCCATCGGCTTCAGCCAGGACATCCCCGACGTACTGCGCCCCGACCTGGCCGTCGCCTACACCGACACCGACGGCAACGGCCAGCGCGGCGACCGCCGCCCACCCGGCGCCGAGAAGTACTACCCCCAGGTCGACGAGGCGATCCAACAGGTCACCGGCCGCCCACGCGAACAGACCGTGGTGCTCACGGCCGACTACAGCTTCCTGTCCTACTACCCGTACTACGGGTTCCAGGGCCTGACCTCGCACTACGCCAACCCTCTCGCCGAGTTCGACAAACGCGCGGCCGCCATCGAATCGTGGGCGAAGTTCAAGAGCCCCGACCAGCTGGCCAAAGCTCTCGACGCGCTGCCGTGGACACCGCCGACGGTGTTCCTGATGCGTCGCGGCGCGAACGACACCTACACCCTGCGACTGGCTCAGGACGTCTACCCCAACCAGCCCAATGTCCGCCGCTACACCGTCGAATTCGGTGCCGATCTGTTCACCGGCCCGCAGTTCACCGTCAAGGACATCGGACCGTTCATCCTGGCCATCAGGAATCCGTAG